A window of Nicotiana tabacum cultivar K326 chromosome 24, ASM71507v2, whole genome shotgun sequence contains these coding sequences:
- the LOC142178353 gene encoding uncharacterized protein LOC142178353, producing the protein MTWFIEGDRNTRFFHNHVNGKRQKLQLKRIQNGDSDWIENHEEIAKAAVEFYEKQFSQEEEPTDFSLLTNVPAMVAVDQNLELSRYPTLEEVIQVVFSLSGDSAGGPNRFTRTFYQEFWDIIGFVKGRSIFEKILLTQEIVTDIRLGAKPANVVIKLDMTKAYYRSTGFFKSSRGVKQGDPLSLTLFIMLAEVLSRSLNKLFDDKSFVGFGMPKWTDPLNHLAYADDTIIFASAHAESLKNIMEVLNGYENIFGQLINKTKCSYYMHARVSNTLVQSVEDIIGFSKGLGALYHLVPPDHHIDEELQEVAKLRQRDGWNEQLIDQSFPEDIVDKIK; encoded by the exons ATGACATGGTTTATTGAAGGAGACAGGAATACTAGGTTTTTTCACAATCATGTCAATGGCAAGAGGCAGAAACTACAACTGAAAAGGATTCAAAATGGTGATAGTGATTGGATTGAAAACCATGAAGAGATTGCCAAGGCTGCTGTTGAGTTTTACGAAAAGCAGTTTTCACAAGAGGAGGAACCTACTGATTTCTCTTTGCTTACAAATGTTCCTGCCATGGTTGCAGTAGACCAAAACCTGGAGTTAAGCAGATATCCTACACTAGAAGAGGTTATACAAGTTGTTTTTTCACTTAGTGGGGATAGTGCTGGTGGTCCTAATAGATTCACTAGAACTTTTTATCAGGAATTTTGGGACATCATTG GCTTTGTGAAAGGTAGAAGCATCTTTGAAAAAATTCTCCTAACACAAGAGATTGTGACTGATATTAGATTGGGAGCCAAACCTGCAAATGTGGTGATTAAACTGGATATGACCAAGGCATATTATAGG TCTACTGGATTCTTCAAGTCCAGTAGAGGGGTGAAACAAGGAGATCCATTGTCTCTTACCTTATTCATTATGTTGGCTGAGGTGTTATCTAGGTCATTAAACAAGTTGTTTGATGACAAATCCTTTGTAGGTTTTGGGATGCCAAAGTGGACTGATCCACTAAATCACCTTGCTTATGCTGATGATACTATCATATTTGCATCAGCCCATGCTGAATCATTAAAGAATATTATGGAAGTGTTGAATggttatgaaaatatttttgggcagTTAATCAACAAGACTAAGTGTTCTTATTATATGCATGCTAGGGTGTCTAATACATTGGTACAATCAGTGGAGGATATCATAGGATTCTCTAAAG GGTTAGGGGCATTGTATCATCTAGTGCCTCCTGATCATCACATTGATGAGGAGTTACAAGAAGTGGCTAAATTGAGGCAACGAGATGGATGGAATGAGCAACTCATTGATCAATCATTCCCAGAAGACATTGTTGATAAAATTAAGTAG